The genome window GTAATTCCTTTTTTTGCGGCTATATGTTGTGTGTTTGCTACAGCTTTTTTTATAGTTTCTTGAATGTCTAGGTAATTGACATCTAAGTTTAGTCTTCCAGTTTCTAGCTTTTCAAAGTCTAATATGTTATTGATAAGCCTCCCGAGCCTATCTGAATCTTGAAGTATGTTCGTAAGAAATTGCTTTTTAATTTCTTTAGGCATGTCATCTTCATCATCCATTAATAGTTCTGTGGCTGTTCTTATCCCGGTAATAGGTGTTTTTAGCTAGTGTGCTACCGTGTCTAGAAATTCATCTTTTTGCTTGTCTTTATCTACTAATTCTTGATTGGCATTTTTTAATTTTGAAGACAGATGTGATAATTCGACCGATTTTTCAAGAAGTATTTTATTACTCACAATATTCTCCTTGGACTCTTCTAATATTCTAAGTACTTCCACGAGACTTATTTGCTCTTCTTTTACGACACTAGCAATTAGAATTTTTGCTGATGCACTTCCTATACTTCCTGTCAATAGTTTTTCAGAAAAATTAACTAATCTCGCATCTGCTAGTTGTGTGTCTTGTGGTAATTTATATGTAGTAAAGAATATATTCAAAGCTCTAGCAGCTTTTTTCTCCCCAAGAAATCGAACCAGCACATTTTTAATGTCGGCCACATAAGCTTCTCCTTTCCAGACGAGTGCGCTGTCTTGTAAAGCAGTAAAATTTGTACTGTCCACAAACATTTCAGCATAATTGCGTTCTCTGTAATTTCCTTTTGAGATAATTGAAAAGACTAAATAGCTTAAAAGATTAAATAAAATACTCCAGAATAAAGCGTGTGCTGGTGGACTCAGGAAGTCTATTCCAAATAAGGCATAAGGCTTGAGTGCAGCAATACCGTTTAATCCATATTGAGTAAAATTGTCAGAACCTGTATATGCTTCTAATGTAAATGGAAGTAGTAGGGTATATATAGTGATGCAAAATCCTGTAATAATTCCAACGATCGCACCTTTTGAAGAGCCACGATTCCAGAAAAGGCCTATAAAAAAAGAGGGTGCTAGTTGTGCAATAATTACAAAAGAAATAAGTCCGATAGAATACAAAGACAATTGTTTTGAAAATGACACATAGAAAAAATAAGCAGTGATTATAATGGAAAAAATAGAAATGCGCCTAATATTCTTGATGTATTTCTCATTACGCTCTGTGTGACTTTTTATAAACTTATCTAAAAAACCATAAGGGATGATAAGGTTGTTACTTACCATAATGGATAGTGCTAAGGTGGACACCACTACCATAGATATTACCGCAGAAAAACCACCAAGGAAAACCAGTGTAGCAAGAAAAGAATTGCCACTGTCTAGGGGCAAGAGCAGTGAGTAATATTCGGCATTTGCGCTATCTCCAAATGTGATTTTACCAGCCCAAGCAATAAAAATTACAAAAACGTTGAACAACAAAAGATATAAAGGGAATAGCCATATCGCTTTTTTTAAATATTTTTCTCGGTTGTTTTCTAATACGGATACTTGAAACTGGCGTGGCAGTAAAAAGATAGCCATAAAAGATAGAGCAATCATAAAGAACCAGTTAAACCCATCCTCTAATCCAGAAAGGCTGGTGAGTTCTTTAAAATTATCCATCACTGCTACTTGATTATAAATATCTGTTGTGCCATTAAATAGATAAAAGGTGATGTAGATCCCTATAATGAGAAAAAACACGAGCTTTAATATTGATTCAAAAGCAACCGCAGTAATAATTCCCGTGTGCTTTTCTGAAGCATCGGTATTTTGTGTTCCAAAGAAAGCTGCAAATATGGCGAGCAGTAATGCTACGTAAAAAGTAGAATCGTCTAATATTGTAGTGGAAACATAGCTCGTATTGTCTGCGATGATTTCAAAGGTTTCAGAAACCGCTTTAAGCTGTAAAGAAATATAAGGAATGGTACCAAATAGGCATATTAAAGTCACTAACGCTCCTAAAAATCTATTGTTCCCGTAGCGTAAAGAAATAAAATCTGCTATCGAAGAAATTTTGTTTTGGTTAGAGATTCTTATGACTTTTCTAAGTACCAGAATCCATAGTGGCGCGGCAATTACTGGACCCAAATAAATAGGTAAAAAATCAATTCCAGAGTTAGCTGCAATACCTACACTACCATAGTAAGTCCATGCAGAGCAATAAACCGCTAATGATAAAGTATAGACATAAGGATTATTAACCCATTTGCTTTTTTTCTTTTTTTCTGCAAGAAACGCAATGAAGAACAGCACCGCTAGATAAGCGACGATGATCACTATGAGTGCATAATTATTCATAATATCTTTTTAGTACAATACCAGAAATAATTATAGAAAGAAGCCAGATAGAAAAAACAGAAAAGTAGAAGGTAGGGAAGCCCCATACAGCTCCTTCAAAATTAAAAATGAGAACAAAGGGTATATTGAATACTAAAAATAAAGCTATCGAAAGGACTATTAGTTTTTGCTCGTGGCGTTTTTTCATTTATAAGGTATAATATAGGCTACTAATTTAGATAAATATAGTTCTTGACTCTAGATTTTGAATGTTTGTTTCGCTTTCGCGAAAGTGAGGTTCTCTACAACAATTCGTATGTTACAAACTCCTTAACTGCTGGAGCTCAATTAAGAAAATCAGCATCACAAATATTGCGATGCTGATTCCTAACTATTAAAAATACGGTTTCTTAGTGACCAGATGCTTCTCCAGCGTTAGAAGGTATTCTTATATTTTCTACTATTTCTTGAACGTTTATGGGTGGAGCAGGAGTCATTCTAGAAATAACAATTGATACTACAAAGTTTACAAACATGGCAACGGTTCCAAACCCTTCTGGAGAAATACCAAACCAATAACTAGATTTTAATCCTTCAACAGCTTCTTTTCCACCATCAAATATTCCAAATTTGAATTTCAACATATAGAAAAGCATTAATGTTAGTCCTGTGATCATACCTGCAATAGCGCCCTCCTTATTCATGCGTTTGTCAAATATTCCTAAGACAATTGCAGGAAAAAATGAGGCGGCGGCTAGTCCAAAAGCTAGTGCGACGACAGCAGCTACAAATCCTGGCGGATTGATACCAAAATAACCAGCAATAACAACAGCTACTGCAGCAGCGACACGCGCAGCGATAAGTTCTCCTTTTTCAGAAATTTTAGGGGTTAAGATTTTTTTGAATAAATCGTGAGAGATAGAAGAAGCAATTACTAATAAAAGTCCTGCAGCAGTGGATAATGCAGCGGCTAGACCACCTGCGCCTACTAAAGCAATTACCCAATTAGGCAATCTTGCAATCTCTGGATTTGCCAGTACCATAATATCGCGGTCTATAGTCAGTTCATTCGTGCTTTTATCTGCAACGTATTGTATAACGCCATCACCATTTTTATCTTCAAACTCTATAAGACCCGTCTTTTCCCAGTTACCAAACCATTCTGGTAAATCTGCGTAGTTCTTGTTGCTTACTGTTTCTATTAAATTGACTCTTGCAAATACGGCAACTGCTGGAATTGTGGTGTACATAATGGCAATGAATAATAAAGCCCAACCTGCAGACTTACGCGCATCTTTTACACGTTTAACGGTAAAGAAACGAACAATAACGTGCGGTAGTCCAGCTGTACCGGCCATTAAAGCAAGTGTTATGGCAAATATATCCATAGTAGATTTGCTTCCTGTTGTATATTCACTAAAGCCTAATTGTGCGTGCAAACCGTCTAATTTATCTAAAAGATAGGTACCATCTTCTCCTGCCTGACCTAATCCTATTTGAGGAATGACATTACCGGTCATTTCAAAAGATATAAAAATAGCAGGTACCATGAAAGCAAAAATAAGAACGCAATATTGCGCTACTTGTGTATAGGTAATTCCTTTCATGCCACCTAGAACGGCATAAAAAAGTACAATCGCCATACCTATGTAAACGCCAGTTTCGATTTCTACCTCTAGGTATCTAGAAAAAACAATTCCTACACCTCTCATCTGACCAGCAACATAAGTAAACGAGACAATTAATGCTGCAATTACAGCAACTATACGTGCTAGGTTAGAATAGTATCTGTCTCCAATAAAATCGGGTACTGTAAATTTCCCAAATTTCCTGAGATAGGGAGCGAGTAATAAGGCCATTAGCACGTATCCTCCAGTCCACCCCATTAAATATACAGATCCATCATAACCTCCAAAGGATACAATTCCTGCTAGTGATATAAATGATGCGGCAGACATCCAGTCAGCAGCTGTTGCCATACCGTTAACGATAGGGTGAACGCCACCACCAGCAACATAAAATTCTTTTGATGATCCTGCTCTCGCCCATATGGCTATGCCTATATAGAGTGCAAATGAGGTTCCTACGAGTATCCACGTCCAAGTTAATATTCCCATAATATTTTTATTTTTTTAAGTTATTTTATTCGTCAACTCCGTATTTTTTATCCAGTTTATTCATCAATCTTATATAGACGAATATCAGGACAACAAATACATAAATAGATCCCTGTTGTGCAAACCAGAATCCTAATTTGAAGCCGCCCAGCCGTATGGAGTTTAATTCATCTACTAATAGAATTCCACAGACAAATGAGACGAAGAACCAGATGGTTAGTAATATGGTTAAGTACCGCAGGTTTTCCTTCCAGTAAGCCGTTGCGTTTTTTTGTTTATCAGTCATAATGTTTTTGTTTTATAAATAAATCATCGCTTGAAGCGAAATAATATTATCTTCTATCGCACCGAAGTTTTCGGTCTTATATTCTAATGTTAGTTTGGAATTATGACCGCTCATATAAGCGTTCACACCTAGGCCCAAAGTGCTTCTATTATCAGTTACTGCGTCATAACTATGGGAACCATAGCTTACGTAAGGTTGGTATCTTGTTGATGCTTTATCACCTTTGAAGACATAGCCTACGTGGCCGTAAAACATACTTCCAGTTCCATAGGCACTGAATAAATAGTTTTTTCCATAATTATTAGATTGAAAAACCGCGTACGCAGTTAATGCACTACCGTCATCACTTAATGGAGTGTCATAAAAAGCATCTATTGCAAAAATGGAAACATCTTCTCCTTGGAGTTCAGGCGTAGTTAAAGAGCCTGTGTTGATGACAGATCCTTTAGGATGTAAAAAGAATCCAGCTCCAACATTGAATATTTTTTTACCACCTAGATAGGTTCCTACTTTATAAGGTAAAACATTGGATTCTGAGTCAAAAAAGTGATAATCAAAATATCCTGAATATGTTTTTCCTGCGTCCTTTGAACCCAATGAGGCTCTACCGTTATAAACAGCATCACCACCAGCGGCTGCCACACGACTGTCTAAGGAAGAAACAGCGGCATCATTTATAGCAACTCTATATTGAAGTTTACCGAATTTACCTTTTGCAAACACTCCTAAATGACGTGCAAATTGATCTGATAGCCCAATGGTAGCCCATGACTGACGATGGTTGTCTAACGTCATCATGTTTAAAGTGCTTTGATTATTTAATCTTGAAATACCATTAAAATAATGTAACCCACCACCTACGGTATGATCAGTTCCTAAACTATATTGTGCCCAGACATCATGAAAAAAGAGTTGAGATCCATCTCCTTTTCCTGTTGGACTTAGGGTGGAGCTGGTTACATTATTAAGGCCAAAATGAGTTAAAATTAAAAAGTTCTTGTTGATTTGTGCATACATCAAAACACGAGCGCGCCTTAAATTAAAATTTAACTTGCTGTTTTCATTACCATTGGAGTCTACTGTCTCATCTGTATTATAATTAGCTTGAACTTGTGCCCATGATATGAAACGCAGGTATTTTGATCCATCTTCATTGAATTTATAGGTAAGCCCTCCTGTATAATCAGGAGAGCCTTGGGCAATCATAAATTGATAGGATAGGAAAGATAATCCCAACAGTATTAAAGTTTGTTTTCTCATAAAGTTTTAAGGTTTAGTGAATGACTAAATTGGTTTTGTATGCACCGCTAAACTCCTAAAAACAATCTGTTAATTAAAAATCAATATACTTAATTGGTAAATACCTATAGTTAATCTTTGAAACGCTCCCATTTTATGAGCATAAATTTATCTCCTAGTTCGGTAACAACAACACCAGCACCTTTGATATTGATGGTATTAGTAAAATACTCCCCTAACTCGATACCGTTTAAGATCTTGTAAGTGGGATGGTAATTAGAATTATAGGGACGTTTGATATTGTATTTTTTTACCCAATTCATGATACTCACATGGGAGATTCCTAGAATACGCTCGATCTCGCGATAGGATAAGCCTTCTAAATATAACTGAAGTGATTTATTTACGTAATAATCATCAATTTTCTTTCCTATCTTATTGACAGAGAAGAAGTATTGACATTCTTTACACTTGTATCGTTGTCTGTTATTTACAATCCCACTTTTAATGTTTCTATCAGAATTGCAATTAGGACATATTTGAATTTTCATATATACTAATTTAGCATAAATATATTAATTTAGCAATATAATTGATATTTATAGATAAGAATTAACTGATTTTATTATAAATGAATAATGTAAAATCCAACCTGACTAA of Nonlabens sp. Ci31 contains these proteins:
- a CDS encoding terminase gpP N-terminus-related DNA-binding protein — protein: MKIQICPNCNSDRNIKSGIVNNRQRYKCKECQYFFSVNKIGKKIDDYYVNKSLQLYLEGLSYREIERILGISHVSIMNWVKKYNIKRPYNSNYHPTYKILNGIELGEYFTNTINIKGAGVVVTELGDKFMLIKWERFKD
- a CDS encoding sodium:solute symporter family protein, coding for MGILTWTWILVGTSFALYIGIAIWARAGSSKEFYVAGGGVHPIVNGMATAADWMSAASFISLAGIVSFGGYDGSVYLMGWTGGYVLMALLLAPYLRKFGKFTVPDFIGDRYYSNLARIVAVIAALIVSFTYVAGQMRGVGIVFSRYLEVEIETGVYIGMAIVLFYAVLGGMKGITYTQVAQYCVLIFAFMVPAIFISFEMTGNVIPQIGLGQAGEDGTYLLDKLDGLHAQLGFSEYTTGSKSTMDIFAITLALMAGTAGLPHVIVRFFTVKRVKDARKSAGWALLFIAIMYTTIPAVAVFARVNLIETVSNKNYADLPEWFGNWEKTGLIEFEDKNGDGVIQYVADKSTNELTIDRDIMVLANPEIARLPNWVIALVGAGGLAAALSTAAGLLLVIASSISHDLFKKILTPKISEKGELIAARVAAAVAVVIAGYFGINPPGFVAAVVALAFGLAAASFFPAIVLGIFDKRMNKEGAIAGMITGLTLMLFYMLKFKFGIFDGGKEAVEGLKSSYWFGISPEGFGTVAMFVNFVVSIVISRMTPAPPINVQEIVENIRIPSNAGEASGH
- a CDS encoding DUF4212 domain-containing protein, giving the protein MTDKQKNATAYWKENLRYLTILLTIWFFVSFVCGILLVDELNSIRLGGFKLGFWFAQQGSIYVFVVLIFVYIRLMNKLDKKYGVDE